The DNA sequence TCGGCGTGGGGGACCCGGACCTCCCGACGCCGCCGCACATCATCGAGGCGCTGCACCGGGCGGCGCTCGACCCGGCGAATCACCGGTACGCGCTCGACCTCGGGATGCCGGTCCTGCGCGAGGCGATCGCGGGCTGGTACGACCGCCGCTTCGGGGTGTCGCTCGACCCGGAGACGGAGGTGCTCCCCCTCATCGGCTCCAAGGAGGGGATCGGCCACATCCCGTTCGCGTTCGTGAACCCCGGCGACGCGGTGCTCGTCCCCGACCCCGGCTACCCCGTCTACCAGGCCACGACCATCCTCGCCGGCGGCGCGCCGCACCGGATGCCGCTCCGCGAGGAGAACGGCTTCCTCCCGGATCTCGACGCGATCCCGGAAAAGATCGGCCGCACCGCCAAGCTCCTCTTCATCAACTACCCGAACAATCCGACCGCGGCGACCGCCGACCGGGGGTTCTTCGACCGCGTGGTCGAATACGCCCGGCGGCACGGCGTCATCGTCTGCCACGACGCCGCCTACACGGAGCTCGCCTTCGACGGGTACCGGCCGCAGAGCTTCCTCTCGGCGGAGGGGGCGCGGGAGGTCGGCATCGAATTCCATTCGCTCTCCAAGACCTACAGCATGACCGGCTGGCGGATCGGCTTCGCCGTCGGCAACGCGGAGGTGCTCGGGGGGCTCGGCAAGGTGAAGTCGAACCTCGACTCGGGGATCTTCCAGGCGGTGCAGCTCGCCGGTGTCGCGGCGCTCGAGGGAAGGCAGGATTTCCTGGCCGAGTATACCGCGATCTACCAGCGCAGGCGCGACGTGCTCGTGGACGGTCTCCGCGGTCTCGGCTGGCGCGTCGCCAGGCCGAAGGCGACCTTCTACGTCTGGGCGCCCGTCCCGGGGCACATGCGCTCCGAGGAGATGGCGGGGCGGCTTTTGAAGGAGGCCGGTATCGTCGCCACGCCCGGCAACGGCCTCGGGCCGAGCGGGGAGGGGTATATCCGCATGACCCTGACCGTGCCGGAGGAGCGCCTCCGCGAGGCGGTGGAGAGGATCTCGAGGATGCGTGCGTGAGACGGGTGACGGGGGGACGGCGGCGGTCCCGATGGGGAAGGCACTCGCGAAACCCCGGGCGACGGAACGGGTCGGTGGAGCGCGCGCGGAGGATCTGCGGCCTCCGCGGTGATCTCTCCGTCGTCGAGCGCTGCCGACCCGCCGTGCGGGCGAGGAGAGCCGATGCGCCTGAACGGTCGTTGTGCGTCCCGCCTCTCCCGTCGTGCGTCTGAAACGGCGCACCTCGGACTGGGCTCCAACCTCGGGAATCCCGCGAGGAACCTCCGCGAGGCGGTCGGGAGGATCGAAGCGGTGCCGGGCGTCAGGGTGGTGAAGCGCTCCCCCGTCTACCGCACGGAGCCGGTCGGCGGGCCGCCGCAGCCCGCGTATCTGAACGCGGCGATCGAGGTCGAGACCTCGCTCGAACCCGCGGCGCTCCTCCGGGAGCTCCGCGAGATCGAGCGGGCGATGGGGAGGAGGCGCGGGAGGCGGAACGCGCCCCGCACGATCGATCTCGACATCCTGCTTTTCGGGCGGCGGGTGGTCCGGTCCGCCTGCCTCGCGGTGCCGCACC is a window from the Chlamydiota bacterium genome containing:
- a CDS encoding LL-diaminopimelate aminotransferase, giving the protein MRTTRRRPFPALPAVRFLIQEEGETAVNARKRIAIAYADRLRRLPPYLFAEIDRMKREVVKTGRDIIDLGVGDPDLPTPPHIIEALHRAALDPANHRYALDLGMPVLREAIAGWYDRRFGVSLDPETEVLPLIGSKEGIGHIPFAFVNPGDAVLVPDPGYPVYQATTILAGGAPHRMPLREENGFLPDLDAIPEKIGRTAKLLFINYPNNPTAATADRGFFDRVVEYARRHGVIVCHDAAYTELAFDGYRPQSFLSAEGAREVGIEFHSLSKTYSMTGWRIGFAVGNAEVLGGLGKVKSNLDSGIFQAVQLAGVAALEGRQDFLAEYTAIYQRRRDVLVDGLRGLGWRVARPKATFYVWAPVPGHMRSEEMAGRLLKEAGIVATPGNGLGPSGEGYIRMTLTVPEERLREAVERISRMRA
- the folK gene encoding 2-amino-4-hydroxy-6-hydroxymethyldihydropteridine diphosphokinase; the protein is MRLNGRCASRLSRRASETAHLGLGSNLGNPARNLREAVGRIEAVPGVRVVKRSPVYRTEPVGGPPQPAYLNAAIEVETSLEPAALLRELREIERAMGRRRGRRNAPRTIDLDILLFGRRVVRSACLAVPHPRMHERRFVLAPLADIAPRALHPGEKKTVAGLLAKLRDAHRVERTRARIGP